The DNA segment GACCGGCGGGAGCGAGGAGAAGCCGGTCGGCACCGTCTTCGTCGGCGTCGCCTACGCGGGCGAGTGGGGGAGCCAGGAGTCCTACTCGACCGTCTCGCGGTACGAGTTCGACGGCGACCGCCGCCAGATTAAGGAGCAGATCGCACGGCGGGCGCTGGAAGACCTGCTGACGGAGGTCGGGTCGAACGACTGACGTCCAACCCGGCGAACCGCAAGACGCGCGTCAGACGACGGACGGAAAGCCTTGAGTCGCCCCCGCCTGAGGGACCAGTATGACGGCGGCGATAGCATGAACAAGGAAGGCCACGTGCTGAACGCGGTCCTACTGAGCATCGGGTTGGGGTACGTCTTCCACCCGGCGGGCGACGTGCCGACGTTCCGGGCCATCGCGGAGGTGTCGGTCCCGGTCATCCTCGGCGCGCTCTTCCCCGACGTGGACACCGCCTTCGGCAAGCACCGCAAGACGCTGCACAACCTCCCCGTGCTGGCGATATTCTACGCGTGGCCCGTCTACTTCGGCAACCTCCACTTCGTCTGGGTCGGCGTGGCGACCCACTACGTCCTCGACGTCGTGGGGAACAAGCGCGGCATCGCGCTGTTCTACCCCTACGAGAAGGAGTACGGACTCCCGACGGGCGTGCCCGTGTCGAGCAAGTGGGCGACCACGGCGACGGTGCTGGTCACCGGCATCGAAGTCGCGGTCGTGGCGGCCATCGTCCACTTCGACCTGCCGGTCGCCGACCTCACGACGACCGTGGCGGGACTGGTCTGAGCGCGCATTCACTCCGGATTTGGCGCGCGCTGGCGCGGCCCCGCTGTTTGGGGCCGCGCCTACATGCGCGAGGTCTGCACGAGCGAAGCGAGTGCAGGCTCGTCAGAGCGTTGCTCTGACGGTGGATGAGCGAACGAGCGCCAGCGAGTGAACGAATCGGCTGGGGAGGCGTGTGGCCGTCGCGGTGCGGTGGTGGTGCGGTTTCATAGTCATCGTACAAGTAGCGGTCGCGGTGGCGGTGCCGTAGGTCGTTTGGACCGTGCGAGTGGCGGTCGCCGTTGGCAGAGTAGAAGCGGTTGCTGTCGGCGGAACGGTGACGATTGCTGTCGACGCTACAGACGAGATACGTGACCGAATCCGGAGACGCACTCGAACTCAGTAGACGCCCTCGAACCGCTCGTCGTAGACGACGTGGTTCGGGTGGGTCGGCTCCATCCCCGAGAGGAACAGGCGGTCTATCTTCCCGTAGGAGTTCTCCCAGCCGAGATGGGCGAACTCGGCGGCACACCGCAGGCGGTGGCTCCACCCGCTCCGATGGACGACCCGGCGGTCGACGCCCTCTTTGAGCGCCGCGACGAGGTCGGCCGCCGAAGAGATTTTGGCCTCGAACTCGGTCCAGACCTCGCCGACCGATCCTCGAAGATGTGCGTACGAGGAGGCGAACGGCGGCAGGTCGAGGTCGGCCGCCAGCCGCTGGGCCCGGGAGCTGTGGTGGGGCCAGTGCTTGGGGTTGTACACCTCGACGGCGTCGATTCGGTCGCGGTACCGCCGGAGGTCGGCCGCGCCGAGCGACACCGTGAGGAACTCCGGGTGGGGCACGAGCACCGCGGCATCCTGCTTGGCGAGTTCGTCCATCGTGTCGGCGAGCGTCAGAAAGTCCGGAATCGGCTCGTCGAGGCCGAGCGCGAGGACGTGTTTGCGCGTGCGCCAGTTGCCGGTGAACAGTTCGCGGCCGGGGACGACCAGCAGTTCGTCGTCGGAGAATCGGGCCGCCCGCTCGCGGACGTCGGGCAACCGGACGAAGTGGGGCGCGTACACCAGCGCATCGAGGCCTCGTGCCTTCGCACGCTCGACGACTCGCTCGTCGAGCGTCTTCACGTGCATGTCGGCCCGAAACGACTCACCCTCTGTCACATCCGAAGGTTGCCACACGGCGATGATAACGATTCTGATTCGAGGAGATTCTCGAAGCGCCCCGACCGCGTCCGGACCGGACGACGCCGGGCGAATTTCGCGAGATTCACCGGGAAAATGTTGCGTGCGTGATTGGACAAATGCCCCGGGACATGACCGGACGAATCTCGCGGAAGTCGACGACCGTTCTTCGACTGAGAGGTCCGGTCGCGGTCGCCCGAGAAGGGTAAACCGACTCGAAGTTGTTTCTCGCCGCGGGATTTAATGCTCGTCGCGCCGGAACGTGACGTATGGAACTGCTCTCCGAGGACATCGTCCCCGAGTACGCCCGCGAGGTCAAGCGGGAGGCCCGCGAGTTCGCCGCCGAGCACGTCGCGCCCAACGCCGAGGAGTGTTTCAGACGCGGCGAGTACCCCTGGGAGATACTCAAGGCCGGACAGGACGCCGGCCTCGTCGCCCAGGACATCGGCGAGGAGTACGGCGGCCGGGGTTTCGACGTGGTCCAGATGCTCGCGCTGGCCGAGGAGTGGTTCCGGGCCGACGCCGGCATCGCGCTGACGCTCCAACTCGCCAGTTTCGGCGCCGAAATCGTCGAGGCACACGGCTCCGTGGAACTGAAAGACGAGTACCTCCGACCCGTCGCCGCGGGCGACCAGATAACCGGCCTCGCGGTTTCGGAACCCGAGACGGGTAGCGACCTCTCAGGGATGACGACCGCCGCCGAGAAGGACGAGGAAACTGGCGAGTGGGTGCTCAACGGCGAGAAGTACTGGATCGGCAACGGCGTCGAGGCCGACTGGATCACCGTCTACGCCCGGACCGGCGACGACCCCGACAACCGCTACGGCAACCACTCGCTGTTCGTCGTGCCGACCGACACCGAGGGTTACGACGCCGAGCACATCCCCGAGAAGATGGGGATGCGCGCGAGCAAGCAGGCCCACATCGTCTTCGACGACTGCCGGATTCCCGAAGACCACCTCGTCGGAACGGAGGGCGCGGGATTCCTGATGCTCGCGGAGTTCTTCAACCACGGCCGGACCGTCGTCTCGGGCCACGGTCTCGGCCTGGCGGCCGCCGCCATCGAGGAGGCCTGGGAGTTCGTCCACGGCCGCGAGGAGTTCGGCCGCACCATCGCCGACTTCCAGGCGGTCCAGCACGGACTGGCCGACATGCGCACCGAGTTCGAGTCGGCCCGCGCGCTGACCTACCGGGCCGCCCAGAAGGTCCGGGACGGCGACGAGGCGGGCCTGTGGGCGGCGATGGCGAAGGTGAAGGCGACCGAAACCGCGACCGACTGCGCCGAGCAGAGCATGCAGTTCCACGGCGGCCGCTCCATCCTCACCGACCGACGCATCGCCAGGGTGTACCGCGACGTCCGCATCCCGGTCGTCTACGAGGGTGCGAACGAGATTCAGCGCAACCTGGTCTACCGCCAATCATAACTATTTTGAGGTTTCGTGCGAACTCGGCCCATGGACGCGGTCTTCTTCGACCTCGACGGCACGCTCGTCGACCTCGACGGGACGTACGACGCCGTCTTCGAGACGGCGCTGACCGACTGCGGCGTGACCCCGCGGCCGGAACACGGCGAGCGCTACAACGAGGCGTTCTTCGAGTACTTCGGCGAGTGCCGGTCCGACCCCTACCGCGAGGCGATGGCCGACCTGCGCGAGGCGTTCGACCTCGACCCCACGGCCGAGGCGCTCGCCGACGCGCTGGTGGCGGCCGAACTCGAACGAACCGAACTCCGGCCGGGCGCCCGCGAGGTCCTCGACGCCCTGGACGCCCCGGACCGACCGCTGGGCGTGCTCACCAACGGCGCGGGGCCGGTCCAGCGCCGGAAGTTGGACCGCCTCGGCGTCGCCGACCGCTTCGACGTGGTGGTCGCCTCCTGCGAGGTCGGCGCGGGCAAACCCGACCCCGAGATCTTCGCGGCCGCCAAGCGGGCACTGCCGGCCGACGGCTACGTCTTCGTCGCCGACGACCTCGAACGCGACGTGCTCCCGGCCCAGCAGTCCGGATTCGCGGGGGTATACCTCCGGAACGAGGCCGACGACGAGGCGTACGTCGAAGCGAACGCCGACCACGCCGTCGAGTCGCTCCGCGAGGTGCCGGCCGTCCTGAACGAATAGGGTAGCGCGCGGTCGCCGGAGGGACGCTCGTCTCCGCCGCCCGCGGAGGCCCGCTCACCAGACGTTTACGTCTGGGGTACCTATCGGGAGGACGGAACGACAAGTTCAGAGAGAGTGTCCATCGGTGCTCCCACGATGGAGGAGCTGATGGGCGGTACACTCCGCATCCGACGTGCGGTTGTAACCATTCGCGTGGTGGTCGCGCGGGACACCCAACAGGACCCGGTGTTCCGCACCATCGCAACCGCACACTATGGCTATCTACGAATTCCGACCAGTCACTCGGTCCCGGTACCTACCGTCGCCTCGTTCGTCAGTCTACCGTCACCTCCGGAGAGAACGCCCCGCTCGGGGCGGTCCGCGAACGCCGGTTTCGGTCGCCCAATCGCGGGGTGGATGACGTGGCCGTCATCGTCGAGTTCGCCATCGCCTCCGAGGCGTTCCCGTTCGGCCGCGCCGTCGGCGGCGACCCGGACGTGACCGTCTCGCTCGAACAGGTCATCCCGCTGAAGGAGGGCCGAATTCCGTTCGTCTGGGCGAGCGGTTCGGACTTCGACGACGTCGAATCGACGCTCCGCAAGAGCGACATCGTCAAGCGCGTCGAGGTGATGACCCGGGTCGAGGACAGCGTGCTCTACTACGTCGAGTGGTACGAGAGTAAGGAGGCATTCATGAACGGCCTCGTTGAGGCCAACGGTGCGATTCTGGACGCTCACGGCGATTCGACGTGGGCGTTCACGGCCCAGTTCAAGAACCACGCCGACCTTACGCGGTTCCACCAGTTCTACCAGGCCCACGACTTCCCGGTCCACATCGACCGAGTCTACTCGCTGAGCGAGGAACCGGGCGACACGTACGGCTTCGGGCTGACACCGCCTCAGCGAGAGGCCCTGGTGGGGGCGGTCGAAGGCGGCTACTTCGCCGTCCCCCGCGAAACCACGCTCGACGAGATCGCCGAGAAGCTAAACATCTCGCGTCAGGCGGCGTCCGAGCGCGTCCGGCGGGGCGCCGAGAAGATACTTCGGAAGGCGCTGTTGGGGCTTTCGGCGAAGGACTTCGAACTCGCGAGCCCCGACGACGAGTAGTTTGACTTAAACGGGCTTGCTATAGCCACCGTTCGCAGACGCCGGTGTACAAATCATGCGCAGGGCAGACCCATCTCGAGATGCTCCTTCTGGCAAACGGGCGATTTTCCCGCGAGAGACGAAGAGCGACCCGAAGACGAGTTGCTGACCATCCTCGCGAAGGAGCACTGCCGTATCGTTTTTCACTACTTCCGCGACCGCGGGACCGAAACCGCGACGGCCGAGGACCTCGTCGGATTTCTGAACCGACGAAGCGACGGCGACGCGACAGCGGACAGCGTCGCGATACGCCTCCACCACTCGGTGCTCCCCCAACTGGCCGAGGCGGGCCTCGTCGACTACGACGCGCGGACCAACGCGGTCCGATACCGGGGCCACCCGGCGCTGGAGATGTGCTTGAACGAGGTCGTCGAAGACGGGGAGATCCCCGCGTGACCCTTCACGGTGCGGACGAACCGCGCAACGGAGACGCCACCGACCGCACGCCGTCGGAGCGGGACGGACGGAACGGTGCGGTCGGCCACCTGCAGCGGGCGCTGGACGCCGACGAACGCGACGAAAAACGGTACCACATTCGAGAGGCGCTTCGGCTACTCCGCCTCGGAAAACGATAGGTCGGTCCCGAACCCCCGGCGGCTCTCGACCGCGGCGGCTCAGATGCCGCCGGTCACTTCGTCGAGTTTGTTCACGACCGCCTGCAGGTCGGCCTCCTCCTCGATGGCGTCCCGGACGCGCTCGCGCCGCCGGACCTCCGCGGCGCTCGCGCCGTAGGCCCGGACGTACTCGGCCCGCGAGTGCTCGTCGAAGGCGTGTCGAATGGCGAAGTAGCCGTCGGGGACCACCGACCCGCAGACCTTGCACTCCGGGCGCTTGTGGTCGGTGGTCTGGTGGACGATGGCCTCCTCGACGGTGTCGAACTCCTCGCCGCAGTCGTCGATGCCGCATTCCCAGTCGGTCATGTACGGGGGATGGTCAGAGCCACCTGATAAAGCTACCTCTCCACCTTTTTTAACGAGGGACTCCGCCGAGCGCAACGCGCTCGGCTTCGACCCTCGCCAAAAAATCTGGACCAAAAAAGGACACGCGACCGCGCCGAGACGCAGTGCGTCTCGGCGCGGTCGCATCTTCTACTGCTGGTGCGCGCGCCGAAGGCGCGCTGTTCGGTCGCCAGTGTAGTCTCACGAAACGACCTCGAAAATCGGGACTCGCTCAGCGCTCTTCGGAGTCGAGAACGCGAATCTGGTCGCCCCGCACAGTCACCGGAATCGGGACGGTCGCCTCGTACAGTTCGACCGTCACCTGGTCCTTGCCCTCGTCGATGCGCTGGACCTGGGCCTTCTCGCCCTTGAACGGGCCGGCGATGAGTTCGACGATGTCGCCCTCCGCGATACCCTCCACGTCGGGGGTCGGCGAGAGGAAGTGCTCGACTTCCGAGATACTGCTCTTGCCCGGGACCATGTTCCGGGCGTGGGGAATCTCTTCGAGCACGCGAGTGATGACGGCGTCGTTGTCGGCCTCGACCATCACGTAACTCGTGAGCGAGTCGGGCGCGAGGACCGCGTGAATCTCGGGCTCCTCGCGGTTGATGATCATGTCGGCGACGGTGCGCTCCTGGCTCGCGGTCGTCTTGACTGCGTACATTCCCATCTGTGCTCACCTACGCTGGCGTGAAACTCATGATCGCGAAGATGATAAAGCCGAGTATGCCGACGAGGAGGATTCCCGCCCCGGCGATGGTCGCGATTTTGGAGAACTCCTCCCACGACGGCGTGCTGGCCAGCTTGAGCACGCGAACGTACGACGAGAGGTCTAACTTGACGTCCATGTTACCGGCAGTTAGAGAGCCGCCTTTTTCTATCTATTGATGCGCGACGGCTCGATTCACGTCGTGAGCGGGCGCTGTCGCGGTGCGCGGAGAGCGGGCGGGGCAGGGCGGGCGGAGAGCTTACTCGACGTAGTCGATGTCCTGGAGTCGCTTGTTCGCCTTCGCCTGCTGGGCCTCGTTGCGGCCGTATATCTGGGGCGATTCGACGCCCGTGACCACGATCATCGTGCGCATCTCGCCGTCCAGGTCCTCGTCGATGGACGTCCCCCAGATGATGCGCGCGTCGGGGTCGATGCGGTCGTAGATCTCCTCGACGACGCCCTCCGCCTCCTCGATGGACATGTCGTTGCCGCCGGTGACGTTGACGAGCGCGGAGTTCGCACCCGAGATGTCGACGTCGAGCAGCGGCGAGCGGAGCGCCGACTTCACGGAGTCCTGGGCCTTGGCGTCCGAGTCGGACTCGCCGAGGCCGATCATGGCGACGCCGCCCTTCTCCATGACGGTCCGAACGTCGGCGAAGTCGAGGTTGACGAGGCCGGGCTTGGTGATGAGTTCGGTGATGCCCTTCACCGAGCGCATCAGCACCTCGTCGGCGACCTTGAACGCCTGACGGACCGGCAGCTTGCCGACCGAGTCGAGCAGGCGGTCGTTGGGCACGACGATGACGGTGTCGGAGACGTCCCGGAGTCGTTCCAGGCCGGCCTCTGCGTTGGTGCGCCGGACCTC comes from the Halorussus vallis genome and includes:
- a CDS encoding acyl-CoA dehydrogenase family protein, with the translated sequence MELLSEDIVPEYAREVKREAREFAAEHVAPNAEECFRRGEYPWEILKAGQDAGLVAQDIGEEYGGRGFDVVQMLALAEEWFRADAGIALTLQLASFGAEIVEAHGSVELKDEYLRPVAAGDQITGLAVSEPETGSDLSGMTTAAEKDEETGEWVLNGEKYWIGNGVEADWITVYARTGDDPDNRYGNHSLFVVPTDTEGYDAEHIPEKMGMRASKQAHIVFDDCRIPEDHLVGTEGAGFLMLAEFFNHGRTVVSGHGLGLAAAAIEEAWEFVHGREEFGRTIADFQAVQHGLADMRTEFESARALTYRAAQKVRDGDEAGLWAAMAKVKATETATDCAEQSMQFHGGRSILTDRRIARVYRDVRIPVVYEGANEIQRNLVYRQS
- a CDS encoding PHP-associated domain-containing protein — translated: MTEGESFRADMHVKTLDERVVERAKARGLDALVYAPHFVRLPDVRERAARFSDDELLVVPGRELFTGNWRTRKHVLALGLDEPIPDFLTLADTMDELAKQDAAVLVPHPEFLTVSLGAADLRRYRDRIDAVEVYNPKHWPHHSSRAQRLAADLDLPPFASSYAHLRGSVGEVWTEFEAKISSAADLVAALKEGVDRRVVHRSGWSHRLRCAAEFAHLGWENSYGKIDRLFLSGMEPTHPNHVVYDERFEGVY
- a CDS encoding metal-dependent hydrolase, with amino-acid sequence MNKEGHVLNAVLLSIGLGYVFHPAGDVPTFRAIAEVSVPVILGALFPDVDTAFGKHRKTLHNLPVLAIFYAWPVYFGNLHFVWVGVATHYVLDVVGNKRGIALFYPYEKEYGLPTGVPVSSKWATTATVLVTGIEVAVVAAIVHFDLPVADLTTTVAGLV
- a CDS encoding protein translocase SEC61 complex subunit gamma, whose amino-acid sequence is MDVKLDLSSYVRVLKLASTPSWEEFSKIATIAGAGILLVGILGFIIFAIMSFTPA
- the ftsZ gene encoding cell division protein FtsZ, which encodes MDSLVEDAIEEAEGGSSSHQPTSGGAAEAANMTGTMTDEELKDVLQDLQTDITVVGCGGAGGNTVNRMAEEGIHGAALVAANTDVQHLVEIEADTKILMGEQKTQGRGAGSLPQVGEEAALESQDEIYDAIQGSDMVFVTAGLGGGTGTGSAPVVAKAARESGALTISIVTTPFTAEGEVRRTNAEAGLERLRDVSDTVIVVPNDRLLDSVGKLPVRQAFKVADEVLMRSVKGITELITKPGLVNLDFADVRTVMEKGGVAMIGLGESDSDAKAQDSVKSALRSPLLDVDISGANSALVNVTGGNDMSIEEAEGVVEEIYDRIDPDARIIWGTSIDEDLDGEMRTMIVVTGVESPQIYGRNEAQQAKANKRLQDIDYVE
- a CDS encoding helix-turn-helix domain-containing protein, which codes for MAVIVEFAIASEAFPFGRAVGGDPDVTVSLEQVIPLKEGRIPFVWASGSDFDDVESTLRKSDIVKRVEVMTRVEDSVLYYVEWYESKEAFMNGLVEANGAILDAHGDSTWAFTAQFKNHADLTRFHQFYQAHDFPVHIDRVYSLSEEPGDTYGFGLTPPQREALVGAVEGGYFAVPRETTLDEIAEKLNISRQAASERVRRGAEKILRKALLGLSAKDFELASPDDE
- a CDS encoding DUF7344 domain-containing protein is translated as MLTILAKEHCRIVFHYFRDRGTETATAEDLVGFLNRRSDGDATADSVAIRLHHSVLPQLAEAGLVDYDARTNAVRYRGHPALEMCLNEVVEDGEIPA
- a CDS encoding DUF7565 family protein, translating into MTDWECGIDDCGEEFDTVEEAIVHQTTDHKRPECKVCGSVVPDGYFAIRHAFDEHSRAEYVRAYGASAAEVRRRERVRDAIEEEADLQAVVNKLDEVTGGI
- a CDS encoding HAD family hydrolase: MDAVFFDLDGTLVDLDGTYDAVFETALTDCGVTPRPEHGERYNEAFFEYFGECRSDPYREAMADLREAFDLDPTAEALADALVAAELERTELRPGAREVLDALDAPDRPLGVLTNGAGPVQRRKLDRLGVADRFDVVVASCEVGAGKPDPEIFAAAKRALPADGYVFVADDLERDVLPAQQSGFAGVYLRNEADDEAYVEANADHAVESLREVPAVLNE
- a CDS encoding transcription elongation factor Spt5; amino-acid sequence: MGMYAVKTTASQERTVADMIINREEPEIHAVLAPDSLTSYVMVEADNDAVITRVLEEIPHARNMVPGKSSISEVEHFLSPTPDVEGIAEGDIVELIAGPFKGEKAQVQRIDEGKDQVTVELYEATVPIPVTVRGDQIRVLDSEER